In Phreatobacter stygius, a genomic segment contains:
- a CDS encoding NADP-dependent oxidoreductase, which produces MTTLANRRVLLAARPHGEPKPSDFRIDEAPAPEPGEGEVLLKIRYLSLDPYMRGRMSDAKSYAAPVEVGGVMEGGTVAEVVASKSDRFKPGDIVLSHSGWQSYAVADAKALRKIDPTAAPISTAVGVLGMPGMTAYTGLLTIGQPKAGETVVVAAATGPVGSAVGQIARIKGARAVGIAGGADKCKALIEEFGFDVAVDHRSPTFAADLKAACPDGIDVYFENVGGAVFDAVFPLLNFFARIPVCGLIAQYNATGLPDGPDRTQLLLRDILTKRLTFRGFIVRDFADQAKDFFTDMSAWLRDGKVKYREDVVEGLDKAPEAFIGLLKGKNFGKLVIKVA; this is translated from the coding sequence ATGACCACCCTTGCCAATCGCCGCGTTCTACTGGCCGCTCGTCCGCATGGCGAGCCAAAGCCCTCCGACTTCCGGATTGACGAAGCGCCGGCGCCCGAGCCGGGCGAGGGCGAGGTTCTGCTCAAGATCAGGTATCTCTCGCTCGATCCCTATATGCGCGGGCGGATGAGCGACGCCAAATCTTACGCCGCCCCGGTTGAGGTCGGCGGCGTGATGGAGGGCGGTACCGTCGCCGAGGTGGTCGCAAGCAAAAGCGACCGTTTCAAGCCGGGCGATATCGTCCTGTCCCATTCCGGCTGGCAGTCCTATGCGGTTGCCGATGCCAAGGCACTGCGCAAGATCGACCCGACGGCCGCGCCGATCTCGACCGCCGTCGGCGTGCTCGGCATGCCCGGCATGACCGCCTATACCGGCCTCCTGACCATTGGCCAGCCCAAGGCCGGCGAAACGGTGGTGGTTGCCGCCGCCACTGGTCCGGTCGGCTCGGCGGTCGGCCAGATCGCCCGGATCAAGGGCGCACGCGCCGTCGGCATTGCCGGCGGGGCCGACAAGTGCAAGGCGCTGATCGAGGAGTTCGGCTTCGATGTGGCGGTCGACCACCGGTCGCCGACCTTTGCGGCCGATCTCAAGGCGGCTTGCCCTGATGGCATCGACGTCTATTTCGAGAATGTCGGCGGCGCGGTGTTCGACGCAGTCTTCCCGCTGTTGAACTTCTTCGCCCGCATCCCGGTTTGCGGCCTGATCGCCCAATACAATGCCACCGGCCTTCCCGACGGCCCGGACCGGACGCAGCTTCTGCTGCGTGACATCTTGACCAAGCGGCTCACCTTCCGCGGCTTCATCGTGCGCGACTTCGCCGACCAGGCGAAGGACTTCTTCACCGACATGTCGGCCTGGCTGCGCGACGGCAAGGTGAAATACCGCGAGGACGTGGTCGAGGGCCTTGACAAGGCGCCGGAGGCCTTTATCGGACTGCTCAAGGGCAAGAATTTCGGCAAGCTGGTGATCAAGGTCGCCTGA
- the dps gene encoding DNA starvation/stationary phase protection protein Dps, whose product MTKAFVSDLKSNTRTAMIALLNKRLADAIDLKLAIKQAHWNVKGPGFIAIHELFDQVAARVEEHGDTLAERVVQLGGIAAGTTQATAEATSLSPYPTDTTAQNDHVKAVGDRLGAFAKGCREGVDEADTAGDAITADIFTSITRAVDKDHWFVGAHMA is encoded by the coding sequence GTGACCAAGGCCTTTGTCAGCGACCTCAAGAGCAATACCCGCACTGCCATGATCGCGCTTCTGAACAAACGTCTGGCCGATGCCATCGACCTGAAGCTCGCCATCAAGCAAGCCCACTGGAACGTCAAAGGGCCGGGCTTCATCGCCATTCACGAATTGTTCGACCAGGTCGCGGCGCGCGTCGAAGAGCATGGCGACACGCTGGCCGAGCGGGTGGTGCAGCTCGGCGGCATCGCAGCCGGCACGACGCAGGCCACCGCCGAAGCGACCTCGCTCAGCCCCTATCCGACGGACACGACCGCCCAGAACGATCACGTCAAGGCGGTCGGCGATCGTCTCGGCGCCTTCGCCAAGGGGTGCCGCGAGGGCGTCGACGAGGCCGACACGGCCGGCGACGCCATCACCGCCGACATCTTCACCAGCATTACCCGGGCGGTCGACAAGGACCACTGGTTCGTCGGCGCCCATATGGCTTGA
- the gcvPB gene encoding aminomethyl-transferring glycine dehydrogenase subunit GcvPB: MMNRQGRPTAAGDTSAQAHPTFTGNYGLEIEEPLLFEIGRAETTGVDLPAPKKVKSRLGKLARDGAIGLVGLSEPETLRHYVRLSQKNFGIDTGLFSLGSCTMKHNPRLNEKMARLPGLGDIHPLQPQSTVQGALELIDTLAHYLKELTGMAAVAMSPKAGAHGELCGMMAIKAALEASGQGHRKIVLVPESAHGTNPATAALIGFEVKPVPAQADGTVHVADVKAALTSDVAAIMLTNPNTCGIFEKEIVEIAAAIHKAGAYFYCDGANFNAIVGKARPGDLGVDAMHINLHKTFSTPHGGGGPGAGPVVLSERLAAFVPYPFVHADKAYVLVEEATKIVKGEKPFGRMTAFHGQMGMFVRALAYMLSHGSDGMKQASEDAVLNANYIRASLADLMSLPFGDQPCMHEALFDDTWLKDTGVTTLDFAKAMIDEGYHPMTMYFPLVVHGAMLIEPTESESKASLDLFIATLRDLAMSATKGEVDRFKGAPYHAPRRRLDETRAARNPVLRWTPPAPYAEAAE, from the coding sequence ATGATGAACCGTCAGGGCCGCCCCACCGCCGCCGGCGACACCTCCGCCCAGGCTCACCCGACCTTTACCGGCAATTACGGCCTGGAGATCGAGGAGCCGCTGCTGTTCGAGATCGGCCGGGCCGAAACCACCGGCGTCGATCTGCCGGCGCCAAAAAAGGTCAAGTCGCGCCTCGGCAAGCTTGCCCGCGACGGCGCCATCGGCCTGGTCGGCCTGTCCGAGCCGGAGACGCTGCGCCACTATGTGCGTCTCAGCCAGAAGAATTTCGGCATCGATACCGGGCTGTTCTCGCTCGGCTCCTGCACGATGAAGCACAATCCGCGGCTGAACGAGAAGATGGCGCGGCTGCCGGGCCTCGGCGATATCCATCCCTTGCAGCCGCAGTCGACGGTGCAGGGCGCGCTCGAATTGATCGACACGCTCGCCCACTACCTGAAAGAGCTGACCGGCATGGCCGCGGTCGCCATGAGCCCCAAGGCCGGCGCCCATGGCGAGCTCTGCGGCATGATGGCGATCAAGGCGGCGCTGGAGGCGAGCGGCCAAGGTCATCGCAAGATCGTGCTGGTGCCGGAATCGGCCCATGGCACCAATCCGGCAACCGCCGCCCTGATCGGCTTCGAGGTCAAGCCGGTGCCGGCGCAGGCCGACGGCACGGTGCATGTCGCCGACGTCAAGGCGGCGCTGACATCTGACGTTGCCGCGATCATGCTGACCAATCCGAACACCTGCGGCATCTTCGAGAAGGAGATCGTCGAGATCGCCGCGGCGATCCACAAGGCCGGCGCCTATTTCTACTGCGACGGGGCCAATTTCAACGCCATCGTCGGCAAGGCGCGCCCCGGCGACCTCGGTGTCGACGCCATGCATATCAACCTGCACAAGACCTTCTCGACGCCGCATGGCGGCGGTGGTCCGGGCGCCGGTCCGGTGGTGCTGTCGGAGCGGCTGGCGGCCTTCGTGCCCTATCCCTTCGTCCATGCCGACAAGGCCTATGTGCTGGTCGAGGAAGCCACCAAGATCGTCAAGGGTGAGAAGCCGTTCGGCCGCATGACCGCCTTCCACGGCCAGATGGGCATGTTCGTCCGGGCGCTCGCCTATATGCTGTCGCACGGTTCCGACGGTATGAAGCAGGCATCCGAGGATGCCGTGCTCAACGCCAATTACATCAGGGCGAGCCTCGCCGACCTGATGAGCCTGCCGTTCGGCGACCAGCCCTGCATGCACGAGGCGCTGTTCGACGACACCTGGCTGAAGGATACCGGCGTCACCACGCTCGACTTCGCGAAAGCCATGATCGACGAGGGCTATCACCCGATGACCATGTATTTCCCGCTGGTCGTCCATGGCGCCATGCTGATCGAGCCGACTGAATCGGAATCGAAAGCCTCGCTTGATCTGTTCATCGCAACCCTGCGCGATCTCGCCATGAGCGCCACCAAGGGCGAGGTCGACCGGTTCAAGGGCGCGCCCTATCACGCGCCGCGCCGCCGGCTGGATGAGACCCGGGCCGCGCGCAATCCGGTGCTGCGCTGGACACCGCCCGCACCCTATGCCGAGGCTGCCGAATAG
- a CDS encoding TetR/AcrR family transcriptional regulator, with protein MRPGPTPRLSADDWINAGLKALARAGSGALKADLLATELGVSRGSFYWHFADIGAFHQAVLARWRDIAALAIIDDIERSVAREDRLAVLLRRAFAGDTSLEVAVRAWGTATPLVRQTLDAVDRDRVGYIETLLVDLGFKADIAHWRALIFYSTYLGLALSGRRLGRDEIESFVRELSILSVPA; from the coding sequence ATGCGTCCCGGACCCACACCAAGGCTGTCGGCCGATGACTGGATCAATGCCGGCCTGAAGGCCTTGGCAAGAGCCGGCTCCGGCGCATTGAAGGCCGATCTCCTGGCAACCGAACTCGGCGTTTCGCGCGGCAGCTTCTATTGGCATTTCGCCGATATCGGCGCTTTCCACCAGGCCGTGCTGGCGCGCTGGCGCGACATTGCCGCGCTGGCGATCATCGACGACATCGAGCGCTCGGTCGCGCGCGAGGATCGGCTCGCCGTGCTGCTGCGCCGGGCCTTCGCCGGCGATACCTCGCTCGAAGTGGCGGTCAGGGCCTGGGGCACGGCCACGCCGCTCGTGCGCCAGACACTCGACGCGGTCGACCGGGATCGCGTCGGCTATATCGAGACGCTGCTGGTCGACCTGGGTTTCAAGGCGGATATCGCGCATTGGCGTGCCTTGATCTTCTATTCCACCTATCTCGGCCTGGCGCTGTCCGGCCGGCGCCTGGGCCGCGACGAGATCGAAAGTTTCGTCAGGGAGTTGTCGATCCTGAGCGTGCCGGCCTGA
- a CDS encoding Ldh family oxidoreductase, with amino-acid sequence MTLVPLDTARAYVAHIFRDHGASETAALSVAAALVGAEADGLKGHGLSRIPTYLGMLASGKIRGDAVPTATRIRTATLMVDAADGFAYSAIDLAVAQLPDIVRETGIAAAAITRSNHAGALGHHVERFAAQGLVALFFANTPEAIAPAGGTKAVYGTNPIAFAAPLPGRPPVVVDLALSTVARGNIVAAKQKGEAIPTGWALDAEGKPTTDADQALKGTMVALGGPKGTALALMVEVLAAALTGAHLSMEASSFLDEKGPPPGTGQTILAIDPAGFGHGAFGDRMTALAGAIEAQAGARLPGQRRLALRQAAAAQGIVIPTDLIQRFGVIG; translated from the coding sequence ATGACCCTGGTCCCCCTCGATACGGCTCGCGCCTATGTCGCCCACATCTTCCGGGACCACGGCGCGAGCGAGACCGCCGCATTGTCGGTCGCGGCCGCCCTGGTCGGCGCCGAAGCCGATGGGCTCAAAGGTCACGGCCTCTCGCGCATTCCGACCTATCTCGGCATGCTTGCCTCCGGCAAGATCAGGGGCGATGCCGTCCCGACCGCGACGCGGATCAGGACCGCAACGCTGATGGTCGATGCCGCCGACGGCTTCGCCTATTCGGCGATCGATCTCGCGGTCGCGCAACTGCCTGACATCGTTCGCGAGACCGGAATCGCGGCAGCCGCCATCACCCGGTCCAACCATGCCGGCGCGCTCGGCCACCATGTCGAGCGGTTCGCCGCACAGGGGCTCGTCGCGCTGTTCTTCGCCAACACCCCGGAAGCGATCGCTCCGGCCGGCGGCACCAAGGCGGTCTATGGCACCAACCCGATCGCTTTCGCAGCCCCCCTGCCCGGCCGCCCGCCGGTTGTCGTGGATCTCGCCCTGTCGACGGTGGCGCGCGGCAATATCGTCGCGGCGAAACAGAAGGGCGAGGCGATCCCGACCGGTTGGGCGCTCGACGCGGAAGGCAAACCCACGACCGATGCCGACCAGGCCCTGAAGGGCACCATGGTGGCGCTGGGCGGGCCCAAGGGCACGGCGCTGGCGCTGATGGTCGAGGTGCTGGCGGCGGCGCTGACCGGCGCGCACCTGTCGATGGAAGCGTCGTCCTTCCTCGATGAGAAGGGCCCGCCCCCCGGCACCGGCCAGACCATCCTGGCGATCGATCCGGCCGGTTTCGGCCATGGCGCGTTCGGCGACCGCATGACCGCTCTCGCCGGTGCCATCGAAGCCCAGGCCGGCGCCCGGCTTCCCGGCCAGCGGCGGCTGGCGCTGCGCCAGGCGGCGGCAGCCCAAGGCATCGTTATTCCCACGGATCTGATTCAGAGGTTCGGCGTTATAGGGTGA
- the ileS gene encoding isoleucine--tRNA ligase has translation MSEPFDYSKTLLLPETAFPMRAGLPEKEPEILKSWAATGLYDRLRREARGRAKFVLHDGPPYANGHLHIGHALNKILKDIVTKSQQMAGFDSDYVPGWDCHGLPIEWKIEEQYRAKGLNKDDVPIVEFRRECRAFASHWLDVQREEFKRLGVVGDWDRPYLTMSFAAEAQIAAELMKFAANGQLYRGSKPVMWSVVEKTALAEAEVEYHDYQSDTIFAAFPVLGQDFSIVIWTTTPWTIPGNRAISYSKRISYGLYRVTAAAETNWAKVGAQYVLADKLAGDLLKAAKVEGFERLRDVGAAELAGYTTAHPLRGNGYDFDVPMLEGDHVTDDAGTGFVHTAPGHGREDFDIWMANGRELAARGIDTAIPYTVDGDGRFTKEAPSFTGRQVITDKGDKGDANGAVIEALAAAGRLVARGRLKHTYPHSWRSKKPVIFRNTPQWFIAMDKPYDDGTTLRERALKAIRETEWVPASGENRITGMIENRPDWVVSRQRAWGVPIAVFVNKETNEILRDEAVDHRIREAFTQEGADAWFASDDGARFLGSEYDPKDWDKVNDVLDVWFDSGSTHAFTLEDPQAFPNFAGLKRKVDGGADTVMYLEGSDQHRGWFHSSLLESCGTRGRAPFDVVLTHGFVLDGDGRKMSKSIGNTVAPQDVIKQSGADILRLWVAASDYSDDLRIGKEILQTTSDTYRKLRNTIRWMLGALKHHDGATLPETDVPELERLMLHRLAELSPVIHEAYRTYDYKKVFALLTHFMTVDLSAFYFDVRKDTLYCDPLSSQGRKAALAVIEEVFKAVATWLAPVLSFTAEEAWWDRYGRNGSVHLAPFYTADAAWLDPALDAKWDKIRKVRRVVTGALEVERAAKRLGSSLEAAPIVHIADADLAAAVAGTDMAEVAITSGATVVAGEGPADAFRLDEVKGVAVVSAKASGVKCARSWKYFDPTTADPAFPDITPRDARAMREWKARHVL, from the coding sequence ATGTCCGAACCTTTTGACTATTCGAAGACCCTGCTCCTGCCGGAAACGGCGTTTCCGATGCGCGCCGGCCTGCCGGAAAAGGAACCGGAAATCCTCAAGAGCTGGGCGGCCACGGGCCTTTATGACCGGTTGCGCCGCGAGGCGAGGGGCCGTGCCAAATTTGTGCTGCATGACGGCCCGCCCTATGCGAACGGCCATTTGCACATCGGCCACGCGCTCAACAAGATCCTGAAAGACATCGTCACCAAATCGCAGCAGATGGCTGGCTTCGACTCGGACTATGTGCCGGGCTGGGACTGCCACGGCCTGCCGATCGAGTGGAAGATCGAAGAGCAGTACCGCGCCAAGGGGCTGAACAAGGACGACGTGCCGATCGTCGAATTCCGCAGGGAGTGCCGTGCTTTCGCCAGCCATTGGCTCGACGTTCAGCGCGAGGAGTTCAAGCGGCTCGGCGTGGTCGGCGACTGGGACAGGCCTTATCTGACCATGAGCTTCGCGGCGGAAGCGCAGATCGCCGCCGAGCTCATGAAGTTCGCGGCCAACGGCCAGCTTTATCGCGGCTCCAAGCCGGTCATGTGGTCGGTGGTCGAGAAGACCGCGCTGGCCGAGGCCGAGGTCGAATATCACGACTACCAGAGCGATACGATCTTTGCCGCCTTCCCGGTGCTGGGCCAGGATTTCTCGATCGTCATCTGGACCACCACGCCGTGGACCATCCCCGGCAACCGGGCGATCTCCTATTCCAAGCGGATCAGCTACGGGCTCTATCGCGTGACGGCCGCGGCCGAGACCAATTGGGCCAAGGTCGGCGCCCAATATGTGCTTGCCGACAAGCTCGCCGGCGACCTGCTCAAGGCCGCCAAGGTCGAAGGCTTCGAGCGGCTTCGCGATGTCGGCGCGGCCGAATTGGCCGGCTATACGACGGCTCATCCGCTGCGCGGCAACGGTTATGACTTCGACGTACCGATGCTCGAGGGCGACCATGTCACCGACGACGCCGGCACCGGCTTCGTCCACACCGCCCCCGGCCATGGCCGCGAGGACTTTGACATCTGGATGGCCAATGGCCGCGAGCTCGCGGCCCGCGGCATCGACACGGCGATCCCTTATACGGTTGATGGTGACGGCCGTTTCACCAAGGAGGCGCCGAGCTTCACCGGCCGCCAGGTGATCACCGACAAGGGTGACAAGGGCGACGCCAATGGCGCGGTCATCGAGGCCCTGGCGGCCGCCGGCAGGCTGGTCGCGCGCGGCCGGCTGAAGCACACCTATCCGCATTCCTGGCGCTCCAAGAAGCCGGTCATCTTCCGCAATACGCCGCAATGGTTCATTGCGATGGACAAGCCTTATGACGACGGCACGACGCTGCGCGAGCGGGCGCTGAAGGCGATCCGCGAGACCGAATGGGTACCGGCCTCGGGCGAGAACCGCATCACCGGCATGATCGAGAACCGCCCGGACTGGGTGGTGTCGCGCCAGCGCGCCTGGGGCGTGCCGATCGCGGTCTTCGTCAACAAGGAGACCAACGAGATCCTGAGGGACGAGGCGGTCGACCACCGCATTCGCGAGGCTTTCACGCAGGAAGGCGCCGATGCCTGGTTCGCTTCCGACGACGGCGCGCGTTTCCTCGGTTCGGAATACGACCCGAAGGACTGGGACAAGGTCAATGACGTGCTCGATGTCTGGTTCGATTCCGGCTCGACCCATGCTTTCACGCTGGAGGATCCGCAGGCTTTTCCAAATTTCGCCGGCCTGAAGCGCAAGGTCGATGGCGGCGCCGACACGGTGATGTACCTCGAGGGCTCGGACCAGCATCGCGGCTGGTTCCATTCCTCGTTGCTGGAAAGCTGCGGCACCCGCGGCCGGGCGCCCTTTGACGTGGTGCTGACCCACGGTTTCGTGCTCGACGGCGACGGCCGCAAAATGTCGAAGTCGATCGGCAACACTGTCGCGCCGCAGGACGTCATCAAGCAGTCGGGCGCCGACATCCTCAGGCTGTGGGTGGCGGCCTCCGACTATTCCGACGACCTGCGCATCGGCAAGGAAATCCTGCAGACCACCTCCGATACCTATCGGAAGCTGCGCAACACCATCCGCTGGATGCTCGGCGCGCTGAAGCATCACGACGGCGCGACGCTGCCCGAGACCGATGTGCCGGAGCTCGAACGGCTGATGCTGCATCGGCTGGCCGAGCTGTCGCCTGTCATCCACGAGGCCTATCGGACCTATGACTACAAGAAGGTCTTCGCCCTTCTGACCCATTTCATGACGGTCGATCTGTCGGCCTTCTATTTCGATGTCCGCAAGGACACGCTCTATTGCGATCCGCTGTCGTCGCAGGGCCGGAAGGCCGCGCTGGCGGTGATCGAAGAGGTGTTCAAGGCGGTTGCGACCTGGCTTGCGCCGGTGCTCTCGTTTACCGCGGAAGAGGCCTGGTGGGATCGTTATGGCCGCAACGGCAGCGTCCATCTCGCGCCGTTCTATACGGCCGATGCGGCCTGGCTCGATCCGGCGCTCGACGCCAAATGGGACAAGATCCGCAAGGTCCGCCGTGTCGTCACCGGCGCGCTGGAGGTCGAGCGTGCGGCCAAGCGGCTCGGGTCGTCGCTCGAGGCTGCCCCGATCGTCCACATTGCCGATGCCGATCTCGCCGCAGCGGTTGCCGGCACGGACATGGCCGAAGTCGCCATCACCTCGGGGGCGACCGTCGTCGCCGGTGAAGGGCCGGCCGATGCGTTCCGGCTCGACGAGGTGAAGGGCGTCGCTGTGGTCTCGGCTAAGGCTTCGGGCGTCAAATGCGCGCGCAGCTGGAAATATTTCGATCCCACGACCGCTGATCCGGCCTTCCCGGACATCACTCCGCGCGACGCCAGGGCGATGCGCGAGTGGAAAGCCCGTCACGTGCTGTGA
- a CDS encoding cold-shock protein: MATGTVKWFNPQKGYGFIQPADGGKDVFVHISAVQRAGLNDLREGEKVTYELATDRRTGKQSADELKLD, encoded by the coding sequence ATGGCGACCGGGACTGTGAAGTGGTTCAACCCCCAGAAAGGCTACGGCTTTATCCAACCCGCCGACGGCGGCAAGGATGTGTTCGTGCATATTTCCGCCGTGCAGCGCGCTGGTCTGAACGACCTGCGTGAAGGCGAGAAGGTGACATACGAACTGGCCACCGATCGTCGTACAGGCAAGCAGTCGGCGGACGAGCTGAAGCTCGACTGA
- a CDS encoding DEAD/DEAH box helicase has product MNTLNFASLGLAEPLLRSLNDAGFTKPTPIQAKAIPHLLEDHDLIGIAQTGTGKTAAFALPMLQHLAEETERVPSKGVRALILAPTRELALQIGENIAKLSKHTKLRHAVIFGGVGQNPQVQALARGLDLLVATPGRLIDLMNQGAVRLDTVTHLVLDEADRMLDMGFINDVMKIVNKLPDQRQSMLFSATMPKEVAKLARTILWEPVRVEVTPEVVTVEAIEQHVYHVPTPDKRALLETLLKDPDLARVVVFTRTKHGANRLAGQLVKAGVAADAIHGNKSQGARQRALAQFKAGAVRVLVATDLFARGIDVAEITHVVNFDLPNEPESYVHRIGRTGRAGRTGIAFAFCDPSERSYLTAIERLTRVSLTVASHSSQAQRRDPRAAAATPRPQPRRRAA; this is encoded by the coding sequence TTGAATACTTTGAATTTTGCGTCGCTCGGCCTTGCCGAGCCGCTCCTGCGTTCCCTCAATGATGCAGGCTTCACCAAGCCGACGCCGATCCAGGCGAAGGCCATTCCTCACCTCCTTGAAGACCATGATCTGATCGGCATCGCTCAGACCGGCACCGGCAAGACCGCGGCTTTCGCGCTGCCGATGCTTCAGCACCTTGCCGAAGAAACCGAACGCGTGCCCTCGAAGGGCGTGCGCGCCCTGATCCTGGCACCGACCCGCGAACTGGCCCTGCAGATCGGCGAGAACATCGCCAAGCTGTCCAAGCACACCAAGCTGCGCCATGCCGTGATCTTCGGCGGCGTCGGCCAGAACCCGCAGGTCCAGGCGCTCGCCCGCGGCCTCGACCTCCTGGTTGCCACCCCCGGCCGCCTGATCGACCTGATGAACCAGGGCGCGGTGCGCCTCGATACGGTCACCCATCTGGTGCTCGACGAAGCCGACCGCATGCTCGACATGGGCTTCATCAATGACGTGATGAAGATCGTCAACAAGCTGCCGGACCAGCGCCAGTCGATGCTGTTTTCGGCCACCATGCCGAAAGAAGTGGCCAAGCTCGCCCGCACCATCCTGTGGGAGCCGGTGCGCGTCGAAGTCACCCCGGAAGTGGTCACGGTCGAGGCGATCGAACAGCACGTCTATCACGTGCCGACGCCGGACAAGCGAGCGCTCCTGGAGACGCTGCTGAAGGATCCCGACCTTGCCCGCGTCGTGGTGTTCACCCGTACCAAGCACGGCGCGAACCGGCTGGCCGGCCAGTTGGTCAAGGCCGGCGTTGCCGCCGACGCCATCCACGGCAACAAGAGCCAGGGCGCGCGCCAGCGGGCACTCGCCCAGTTCAAGGCCGGCGCCGTGCGCGTGCTGGTGGCGACCGACCTGTTCGCCCGCGGCATCGACGTCGCCGAGATCACCCATGTGGTGAATTTCGACCTGCCCAATGAACCGGAAAGCTATGTCCACCGCATCGGCCGCACCGGCCGGGCCGGCCGCACGGGCATTGCATTCGCCTTCTGTGATCCCAGCGAGCGCAGCTACCTGACGGCCATCGAACGGCTGACTCGTGTCTCGCTCACCGTTGCTTCTCACTCGTCCCAGGCTCAACGGCGCGATCCCCGCGCCGCTGCCGCCACCCCCCGTCCGCAGCCCAGACGTCGGGCTGCCTGA
- a CDS encoding hydroxyacid dehydrogenase, translating into MTDIVICEFMDEAAVADLRRDFSVTYDKALVDRPAELTALVAGARALVVRNRTQVRGALLEAGAQLEAIGRLGVGLDNIDLAACKARGIAVLPATGANDIAVAEWALTTVLVLLRGAYAASAEVADGLWPRERLMGREVHGKTLGLIGFGAIARETALRARAFGMTIVAADPFVAADDPAWAAIGARKVDLDQLMTSADAISLHVPLTDETRNLIDAKRLAAMKPGAVIVNAARGGVIDEPALAAALKAGTLAGAALDVFDQEPLKAGSPLNGAPNLILTPHIAGVTVESNVRVSSVTAANIRTVLGERRP; encoded by the coding sequence ATGACCGATATCGTCATCTGCGAGTTCATGGACGAAGCCGCGGTTGCGGATCTCCGGCGCGATTTTTCGGTCACCTACGACAAGGCGCTGGTCGACCGGCCGGCGGAACTGACGGCGCTGGTCGCCGGTGCCCGCGCGCTGGTCGTGCGCAACCGCACCCAGGTGCGCGGCGCGCTGCTGGAGGCCGGGGCCCAACTCGAAGCCATCGGCCGGCTCGGTGTCGGGCTCGACAATATCGACCTGGCCGCCTGCAAGGCCCGCGGCATCGCCGTGCTGCCGGCGACCGGGGCCAATGACATAGCGGTGGCCGAATGGGCCCTGACCACCGTGCTCGTGCTGCTGCGCGGCGCTTATGCCGCCAGCGCCGAGGTGGCCGACGGCCTCTGGCCGCGGGAAAGGCTGATGGGCCGCGAGGTCCACGGCAAGACGCTGGGCCTGATCGGCTTCGGCGCCATCGCCCGCGAGACGGCGCTGCGGGCCCGGGCCTTCGGCATGACCATCGTCGCGGCCGATCCCTTCGTCGCCGCCGATGACCCGGCCTGGGCGGCCATTGGCGCCCGCAAGGTCGATCTCGATCAGCTCATGACGTCGGCCGACGCGATCAGCCTGCATGTGCCGCTGACCGACGAGACGCGCAACCTGATCGATGCCAAGCGGCTCGCCGCGATGAAACCCGGCGCGGTCATCGTCAATGCCGCACGCGGCGGCGTCATCGACGAACCGGCGCTGGCCGCCGCGCTGAAAGCCGGCACGCTGGCGGGCGCTGCCCTCGACGTGTTCGACCAGGAGCCACTGAAGGCTGGTTCGCCCTTGAACGGCGCGCCGAACCTGATCCTCACGCCGCATATCGCCGGCGTCACAGTCGAGAGCAATGTCCGGGTCTCCTCGGTCACCGCAGCCAATATCCGCACGGTTCTCGGGGAGCGCCGCCCATGA